One Streptococcus gallolyticus subsp. gallolyticus DSM 16831 DNA window includes the following coding sequences:
- a CDS encoding ATP-binding cassette domain-containing protein produces MSEKLVEIHDLEISFGEGDKRFVAVKNANFFINKGETFSLVGESGSGKTTIGRAIVGLNETSSGDIVYNGKKINGKKSKREKEELIRKIQMIFQDPAASLNERATVDYIISEGLYNFKLFKDEEERQKKVKEIIEKVGLLPEHLTRYPHEFSGGQRQRIGIARTLVMNPEFIIADEPISALDVSVRAQVLNLLKQIQQESGLTYLFIAHDLSVVRFISDRIAVIHQGVIVEVAETEELFKHPIHPYTQSLLSAIPIPDPILERQKELIIYDPEQHDYTTDKPQMVEIKPNHFVWANQAETEKYQENGE; encoded by the coding sequence ATGTCTGAAAAATTAGTTGAAATTCATGATTTGGAAATTTCCTTCGGGGAAGGAGACAAACGGTTTGTAGCTGTCAAAAATGCGAATTTCTTCATTAATAAAGGAGAGACTTTTTCGCTAGTGGGCGAATCAGGAAGCGGAAAAACGACCATTGGTCGTGCAATTGTCGGTCTAAATGAAACCAGTTCAGGTGACATTGTTTACAATGGCAAAAAAATAAATGGTAAGAAATCAAAACGTGAAAAAGAAGAACTTATCCGAAAAATTCAAATGATTTTTCAAGATCCAGCTGCAAGTTTGAATGAACGTGCTACCGTTGATTACATTATTTCAGAAGGGTTGTACAATTTTAAACTGTTTAAGGATGAAGAAGAGCGCCAAAAGAAAGTAAAAGAGATTATTGAAAAAGTTGGTTTATTACCAGAACATTTAACGCGCTATCCACACGAGTTTTCAGGTGGTCAACGTCAGCGTATCGGAATTGCTAGAACACTTGTTATGAATCCTGAATTTATCATTGCAGATGAACCGATTTCGGCTCTTGATGTTTCAGTCAGGGCGCAGGTTCTCAATCTTTTAAAACAAATTCAACAAGAAAGTGGTTTAACTTATCTATTTATCGCTCATGATTTATCAGTTGTTCGCTTTATTTCTGATCGTATTGCGGTTATTCACCAAGGAGTGATTGTTGAAGTGGCAGAAACTGAGGAGCTGTTCAAGCATCCTATCCACCCTTATACTCAATCACTTTTATCAGCGATTCCAATTCCAGATCCTATTTTGGAGCGCCAAAAAGAATTAATTATCTACGACCCAGAGCAACACGATTACACAACCGACAAACCACAAATGGTTGAAATTAAACCCAATCACTTCGTCTGGGCAAATCAAGCCGAAACTGAGAAATATCAAGAGAATGGTGAGTAA
- a CDS encoding ABC transporter ATP-binding protein produces the protein MTKKNTIISIRDLVVKFRVRNRQLTAIRNISLDLYEGEVLAVVGESGSGKSVLTKTFTGMLESNGYVSNGSILYRGQELTDLKTNKEWENIRGGKIATIFQDPMTSLDPIKTIGSQIVDAIIKHQKVSKAEAKTLALDYMKKVGISDVERRFNEYPFQYSGGMRQRIVIAIALACKPDVLICDEPTTALDVTIQAQIIALLKSLQKEYQFTTIFITHDLGVVASIADKVAVMYAGQVVEYATVEELFYNPKHPYTWSLLSSLPQLADEESGLLFSIPGAPPSLYTEIDGDAFAPRSHFAMKIDFTKEPPIFNVSDTHWAKTWLLHPDAPKIDKPEVIQDLHHKISRKMLS, from the coding sequence ATGACAAAGAAAAATACAATCATCAGTATTCGTGATTTGGTCGTCAAATTCAGAGTGCGTAACCGTCAATTGACTGCGATTAGAAATATTTCTCTCGACCTTTATGAAGGAGAAGTTCTGGCTGTAGTGGGCGAATCTGGAAGTGGTAAGTCTGTTTTAACTAAGACTTTCACAGGAATGCTTGAAAGCAATGGTTATGTATCAAATGGTTCTATTTTATATCGTGGGCAAGAATTGACTGACTTAAAAACAAATAAGGAGTGGGAAAATATCCGTGGCGGGAAAATTGCCACGATTTTCCAAGACCCAATGACATCGCTTGACCCTATTAAAACGATTGGTAGTCAGATTGTTGATGCCATTATCAAACATCAAAAAGTTTCAAAAGCAGAAGCTAAAACATTAGCGCTTGATTATATGAAGAAAGTGGGCATTTCTGATGTTGAACGTCGATTTAATGAATATCCGTTCCAATATTCGGGTGGCATGCGTCAGCGAATTGTGATTGCGATTGCACTGGCATGTAAGCCTGATGTGTTGATTTGTGATGAACCAACAACAGCATTGGATGTTACCATTCAAGCGCAAATTATTGCTCTGCTGAAAAGTTTGCAAAAAGAGTATCAATTTACAACTATTTTCATTACTCATGATTTGGGAGTGGTGGCTAGTATTGCTGACAAGGTTGCCGTGATGTACGCAGGACAAGTTGTTGAGTATGCGACGGTTGAAGAATTGTTTTACAATCCCAAACACCCCTATACGTGGAGTTTGTTATCAAGTTTGCCGCAATTAGCGGACGAAGAAAGTGGTTTGCTCTTTTCCATTCCAGGAGCACCACCATCACTTTATACTGAAATCGACGGTGATGCCTTTGCACCACGCTCACATTTTGCAATGAAAATTGATTTTACAAAAGAGCCGCCTATTTTTAATGTCTCTGACACACACTGGGCTAAGACGTGGCTGCTTCACCCAGATGCACCCAAAATTGATAAACCAGAAGTGATTCAAGATTTGCATCATAAGATTTCACGAAAAATGTTAAGTTAG
- the oppC gene encoding oligopeptide ABC transporter permease OppC — translation MTSIDKEQFEFVTLDSAASETIDAPTYSYWKSVFKQFFSRKSTFFMLAILIAIILMSFVYPLFVHCDFSDVSDINDFSKRYVWPNSHYWFGTDKDGRSLFDCVWYGARSSILISVIATVLNMIIGVVIGGIWGISKTVDAIMIEVYNVISNIPQLLIVMVLTYSLGAGFWNMILAFCITGWIGIAYSIRVQILRYRDLEYNLASQILGTSKVKIIVKNLLPQLISVIVTMVSQLLPSYISYEAFLSYFGIGLPITDPSLGRLISNYSSNLTSNAYLFWIPLTILVLVSLPLYIVGQNLADASDPRTHR, via the coding sequence ATGACAAGTATTGATAAAGAACAGTTTGAGTTTGTAACATTGGATAGTGCTGCTTCTGAAACCATTGATGCACCTACTTACTCTTATTGGAAATCAGTCTTTAAACAATTCTTTTCACGAAAATCCACTTTCTTTATGTTGGCTATTTTGATTGCGATTATCTTAATGAGTTTTGTTTATCCGCTGTTTGTTCATTGTGATTTTAGCGACGTTAGTGACATTAATGATTTTTCAAAACGTTATGTTTGGCCAAATAGTCACTATTGGTTTGGAACGGATAAGGACGGTCGTTCCTTGTTTGACTGCGTGTGGTACGGTGCTAGAAGTTCGATTCTGATTTCGGTGATTGCGACGGTGTTAAACATGATTATCGGAGTTGTTATTGGTGGTATCTGGGGTATTTCAAAAACGGTAGATGCTATCATGATTGAGGTTTATAATGTGATTTCAAATATTCCTCAGTTGCTGATTGTTATGGTGTTGACTTACTCTCTAGGTGCTGGTTTTTGGAATATGATTTTAGCCTTTTGTATCACGGGGTGGATTGGAATTGCTTATTCTATCCGTGTGCAAATCCTTCGTTATCGTGATTTAGAATATAACCTTGCCAGTCAAATTTTAGGAACTTCAAAAGTTAAAATAATTGTCAAAAATTTGTTGCCACAATTGATTTCTGTTATTGTGACAATGGTTTCACAATTATTGCCGTCTTACATTTCTTATGAAGCTTTCCTTTCATATTTTGGTATTGGGTTACCAATCACAGATCCAAGCTTGGGGCGCTTGATTTCAAATTATTCATCAAACTTAACCTCGAATGCCTATCTTTTTTGGATTCCTCTAACAATACTAGTGCTGGTATCGTTGCCACTATATATCGTTGGTCAAAACCTTGCGGATGCTAGTGATCCAAGAACACATAGATAG